Proteins from one Armatimonadota bacterium genomic window:
- a CDS encoding amidohydrolase family protein, whose protein sequence is MRLPDTAQALVRTFAEFEIIDAHEHLPPEDVRTNQRVDALTLFSQYTRTDLITSGMAPQDYEAMLNPELPLDHRWGLLRPYLEHIRHGSYARPAFIAAQEFYGFDDINDDTYRPLSEAMQRQNTPGIYHRMLRDKCRIRYALTQNPASVRADDLLLPVMRSDPLSTARTWEELAVCGRDLGESVATLDDYLLVVEKAVARWQDNGAVGIKIVSQPYGVPDRAEATAAFESLRRDAHAQLPVMNPLRDYVTEHLLQVAARRDLTVAAHAGMWGDFREMAVQHLIPIFVRNPQTRFDLYHMGMPEVRTTGVIAKNFPHVWLNLCWSHIISPVMARSALDEYMDLVPVNKLTAFGGDYVTPVEKVYGHLVMARENIAMVLGRRVDAGLMTEAQAIAVARRWFFDNPMELYRLAGNA, encoded by the coding sequence ATGAGGCTTCCCGACACCGCACAAGCGCTGGTGCGGACCTTCGCCGAGTTCGAGATCATTGACGCGCACGAGCACCTGCCGCCTGAGGACGTGCGCACCAACCAGCGGGTGGATGCGCTGACGCTGTTCTCCCAGTACACCCGCACCGACCTCATCACTTCCGGCATGGCGCCCCAGGATTACGAGGCGATGCTCAACCCCGAGCTGCCCCTCGATCACCGCTGGGGACTGCTGCGTCCCTATCTGGAGCACATCCGCCACGGCTCCTACGCGCGGCCGGCCTTCATCGCCGCCCAAGAGTTCTACGGCTTCGATGACATCAACGACGACACTTACCGCCCGCTATCGGAGGCGATGCAGCGGCAGAATACCCCGGGCATCTACCACCGCATGCTCCGCGACAAGTGCCGGATTCGCTATGCGCTGACCCAGAACCCGGCCAGCGTTCGCGCCGACGACTTGCTGCTGCCGGTGATGCGCAGTGATCCTCTCTCAACGGCGAGGACCTGGGAGGAACTCGCCGTGTGCGGCCGCGACCTGGGCGAGTCCGTGGCGACCCTGGACGATTACCTGCTGGTGGTCGAGAAGGCCGTCGCACGCTGGCAGGACAACGGGGCGGTCGGCATCAAGATCGTCTCGCAGCCCTACGGCGTGCCCGACCGGGCCGAGGCCACGGCGGCGTTCGAGAGCTTACGCCGCGATGCCCACGCGCAGCTCCCGGTGATGAACCCGCTGCGCGATTACGTCACCGAGCACCTGCTGCAGGTGGCCGCGCGGCGGGACCTCACGGTCGCCGCGCACGCCGGCATGTGGGGCGATTTCCGCGAGATGGCGGTGCAGCACTTGATCCCCATCTTCGTGCGCAATCCGCAGACGCGCTTCGATCTCTACCACATGGGCATGCCGGAGGTGCGCACCACCGGCGTCATCGCCAAGAACTTCCCCCACGTCTGGCTCAACCTGTGCTGGAGCCACATCATCTCGCCGGTGATGGCGCGCTCGGCGCTGGACGAGTACATGGACCTGGTGCCGGTCAACAAGCTCACCGCGTTCGGCGGCGACTACGTCACGCCGGTGGAGAAGGTGTACGGACACCTGGTGATGGCGCGGGAGAACATTGCGATGGTGCTGGGGCGCCGCGTGGACGCGGGGCTGATGACCGAGGCGCAGGCCATCGCCGTCGCCCGCAGGTGGTTCTTCGATAACCCGATGGAGCTCTACCGCCTGGCCGGCAACGCCTGA